The Synechococcus sp. CC9605 sequence TGCGTAACTTCCTTCTCGGCTAGGTACGGGAGCATCTGTTTGAGCAGTGCGTGGCGTTTGTTCAACAGGCTTCGTGGTTTGAGCAGCTCCGCTTCAACCTTTCGCTGCTCGGCCTCAAGAAATTCGGCTACACAAGCCTCTACTGGCCTGTTCTTGAACCTGCCGGTATTCGAGTTCCTAGTGGCTCTCCCTTGACTCTCTGAGGCTCGTTGCTGACTGGTTCCGTCAGTTCCATGAGGAACGGCTTGCTCCTGTCTCAGAGCCGTATAAGCCTCAATGCATTCCTCGACTGCTTCCTCAAGAGTTGAAGAGTTGGGCAGCAGTCAGTGGAGATACCGCTTTGTGCCAGGGACCTGTTCACGCCAATAGAAGTTCTCCGGCTTGTCCACGTACGACAAGACAACGCCTTTGACTCCCAGTGCCTTTGCCTTTTGAGCAATGGCAGGCATGAAAAAAACTCCTGCTGATAGTTGCGAAAACGGTAGCAAGAGTTTGAGTAGAGTTTGAGCAAGGGCTTGAGATATCCTCGAAACCCTTGCAGTAAGCCAAACTTAAACTTTGCGGGAGTAGTACTCCACCACCAGCAATTCGTTGATTTCCAGGGCAACCCACTCGCGTTCGCAGCGGGCGGTGACCTTGGCGCTCAGCTTGGACTTGTCCAGTTCGAGGTGGCTGGGTACGTTGGCCAGACCAGGGAACTCGAGGTTGGCTTCAGCCAGCTTCTTGCTGCACTTGCGCTCGCGGATGGCGATCACATCGCCGGGCTTGCACTGGTAGCTGGCGATGTCGGTAACACGACCGTTCACGGTGACGTGACCATGGTTCACCAGCTGACGGGCGCCGGGCACGGTTGGACCGAAGCCGAGGCGGAAACAAACATTGTCCAGACGGTTCTCGAGCAGCTTGAGCAGGTTGGTTCCGGTGGAACCTTCCTGGGCGCGCGCTTTCTTCACGTAGCGCACGAGCTGACGCTCGGAGACGCCGTAGTTGAAGCGAAGCTTCTGCTTCTCTTCGAGACGGATCGCGTATTCAGAGCGCTTGCGACGGGCTTGGCCGTGCTGACCGGGGGGATAGGACCGTTTGGCGGCCTTCCGGGTGAGACCGGGGAGGTCTCCCAAGCGCCGCGTGATCCTCAGGCGAGGGCCGCGGTAACGAGACATAGGTGGGTAGGTGTGTGTTGAGTTCGTGCGGTTGTTGGGCATGCTGGAACCGAAAAAGCCCCAGGCATTTGCCGCGATGCACGAATCAAACACTTTATATGGCGGCCCGATGACCAAGCTGCGACAGGCAATCAATCAGGTTCTGGCGGCTGTTCTCCTGGCAGGCATTGGTTTTTACCGGCGCTTCATCTCCCCTATGATTGGGCCCCGCTGTCGTTTCACGCCCACCTGCAGTGCCTATGGGCTAGAGGCCATCCAGAAGCATGGACCCTGGAAGGGGGGCTGGCTTACCGTGAAACGGCTGCTGCGCTGCCATCCCTTCACCCCCTGTGGCTGTGACCCGGTGCCCGATTGATGAGGCAGCTCATCCTGTACAGCCGCGCTGGTTGCTGCCTGTGTGAAGGCTTGGAATCCCGCTTGCGCGCCCTCGATGTTTTGGGGCTCTCGATCGAGCTGAAGGTGATTGATATCGATGCGCCTGGCACCCCCCAGGAGCTGAAGGCGCGCTACGACCTCGAGGTTCCTGTGCTCGCGCTCGATGGATCTGAGCTTCCCCGGGTCTCCCCGCGTCTAACGGGTGAGGGACTGTTGAATTGGTTGCAACGCTGTCTGTCCACGGCGCTCTGAACGGCTTAAAACTCCCCCAAGCCAGGGGAGATGGGATGACGCAGGCGTTGCATGCCCTGTTGAGTGATGCAGGCATCGCAGTGCCGCCGGGGCTGGTGAACCCTGGGTTGGGGGCGATCACCACCGATTCCCGCCGCGTCGGCCCTGGAACTCTGTTTCTCGGTCTCCCCGGCGAACGGGTGGATGGAGGCACCTTCTGGGCCCAAGCCCTTGAGGCCGGTGCTGCCGCTGCTGTGATTGGAGCTGAAGCTGCTGCAGCACAACCGCCTGGCGCGGATGCCCCTGTGGTGGTGATCCAGGAGCCGGTGGCGCGTCGAATCGGTGAGATTGCCGCGGCGTTTTGGGATCACCCCTGCAGGTGCATGGCCCTGATTGGTGTGACCGGCACCAATGGCAAAACCACCACCACCCATTTGATCGAGCATCTGGCCGCTTCGGCCGGCCAATCCGTGGGCCTTTTCGGCACGTTGGTGAACCGCTGGCCCGGCCAAAGCATCACGGCTACCCACACCACGGCCTTTGCCGACCTCCTGCAGGGGCAACTCGCCGAGGCTGCCTCCGCCGGTTGCGGCCTGGCGGCCATGGAGGTGAGTTCCCACGCCCTGGCGCAGCAGCGCGTGGCGGGCTGCCGCTTCGCAGGAGCCGTGTTCACCAACCTCACCCAGGACCACCTCGATTACCACGCCTCCATGGAGGACTACTTCGAGGCCAAGGCGTCGCTGTTTGCGGATCCTCTGCTGCTTGCCGATGGCGCGCGATCGGTGGTCAACAGCGATGACCCCTGGGGGGAACGCCTGGCCGAACGGCTCGGTGCCGCCTGTTGGCGCAGCTCGCTGGAGGATCCATCGGCTGAGTTGCACATGAGCGACCTGCAGATGACGGCTGCTGGGGTGGAGGGCCGCTTGATCAGTCCTGTGGGTGAGGGCCGTTTCCGTTCGCCCTTGCTGGGGCGCTTCAACCTGATGAACCTGTTGCAGGCGATAGGGGTGCTGCTTCAGCAGCAGTTGCCCTTGCCGGTGCTGCTGGAGGCCATCGGCCGTTTCGGTGGCGTGCCCGGACGGATGGAGCGGGTGATTTTGAACGGGGTGGATGCAGCGAATTTGCCCCCGGTGCTGGTGGATTACGCCCACACTCCCGATGGTCTGGACAATGCTCTTTCTGCAGCGCGTCCGTTCTGCGCGGGCCGGCTGATCTGTGTGTTCGGTTGCGGTGGTGATCGGGACCGGGGCAAGCGTCCGCAGATGGCGGAAATTGCGGCACGCCTGGCTGACCGTGTGGTGGTCACCTCCGACAACCCCCGCACCGAGGATCCTCGGCAGATCCTGGATGACGTTGTTGCCGGGATTCCGCCCGGTAGCGATCTGCTGGTGGAGGGTGATCGAGCCCAGGCGATTGCTTCAGCCATTGCCGAAGCTGAGCCGAACGATCTGGTGCTGGTGGCCGGCAAGGGGCACGAGGATTACCAGATTCTCGGCACCGAAAAAGTGCACTTCGACGATCGCGAGGAAGCGGAACGCGCTTTGCGCTTGAGGTTGTCTTGAAGCAAGTGCTCTATCGCGATTGATCTCAGCCGATCAAAGCGCGCTGATCGCGGCCACCAGGGCGTTGATGTCGTCTTCTGTGGTGGTGATGTGGGTGCAGGCCCTCAAGCAACTGGGGTCCGCCAGATCGCGAATCCACAGCCCTTGGGCACCCAACTGCTTCACATGCTCTACAGGGGGCAAATCGCCCGTGATCTGAAAGCTCACCAGTCCGCTGGCGGGCGGCAGCTCCAGCAGGGGTGTGACGCGCTCCAGTCCTTGGAGCGCCTGCCAGAGCATGCCACTCAGCGTTCGGATGCGCTCCCAGCGTTGTTGGGCTGATCCCGTTTGGTCCAGCAGTTGCAGTGAGCTGCGCAGGCCCGCCATCAAGGGCACGCAGCTGGTGGCCACTTCAAAGCGGCGGCTGTCGTGGTGAAACAGGTCACTGCTGTTGAGATCGGCCTTGCTTTCATCACGCAGGCTGCGCCAGCCGATCACGGTCGGCGCGGCCTCTTCCAGCACCCGTTCAGACAGCGCCACGCCCCCCAGACCTTCGGGCCCGCAGGCCCACTTGTGCCCGGTGAAGGCGTAGATGTCCGCTGCTGCAGCGGCTTCGCCGACGGGGATCTGTCCGAAGCTTTGGGCTGCATCCACCAGCAGGAAGGGCTGTTGGGGGTGTTGGTTGAGCTGATCGGCGACGGCGGCAATGGGCATCACCTGCCCTGTGTTCCAGAGCAGATGGCTCAGCACCACCAGACGGGTGCGGGGGGTGATGGTCTGATGAATCGCCTCGAGCACGGCGGCATCGCAGTGGGCCTGATCACCCCGCAGATGCTTCACCAGCAGCACGTCGATGGCGAGGTTCTGGCGCCGGGCCAGTTCAACGCAGGCACTCACCACTCCGGGATGCTCGCAGTCGCCGATCAGCAGCCGATCTCCTTCCGCAAAGGGCAGTCCCCATAGCGGCAGCACACAGCCGCTGGTGACGTTTTCGGTGAGGGCAAGCCGATGGGGCGGAACGCCGCAGCACTGAGCCAGAAGGCGGCGGGTGCTGTTCACCTCAGTGCCGATGAAGGGCCACACCTCTGCCGTGAAGGGCCCCAACTCCTGGATGCGCGACCAGCTCGCGGTGATCGCTTCGAGGGATGAACTGGGCAGTGGCCCTTGGCCGCCGTAGTTGAAATACGTCTTGTTCTGCAGGGCAGGGCAGAGGTCGCGCATGGTCACGGCAGTGGCCTGAGCCGAAGAGTGGGTCCCACCACGTTGGCAGTGGCTTTGTCGCTCTTCAGAGTCTTCAGTATTTGGTCAAACGATTCAGGCCCATTTTTTTCTGAACTGTTTTTCCGCTGTTCGTTCCATCTGCCATCCCGACCACCGGCGCCATTCGATCTCCGCCGCCGTCAGGCATTGATCGGCGAGTGATTCTTTTTGGTTGTTCAGGGTTCCAAACCGGATGGGGCAAGCAGGACCAGCGTTCACTTCAATTTCCCGACCTAAATCAACCTTGTCGCGCAGGCTGAACCAATGGTGGTTGTGTTGGATACAAAACCCAATCGATCAGTATTTCAACTCAGTTTGAATTGCATCTTTGGGCCTGGATGTTTCAGCTGGCCTTGAGGTAGATCCTGCGACCTTTGCTATCAACTTTGTAGCGACCACCCCTGGGGCCGATGTGAATCACATCGGATGGTGACGTGTGGAGTGGGGTTGGCGGCACCAAAGCTTCCGGTTCAACCTTGGTGGTGGTTGGAACCTCAGGCGCTTGTGTTCTTAGGTGTGGCGCGGCTATGAAGATATTGAGCCCGAGCTTGCGATACAGAAAATCTGCGATTCGCATGACGCATTGCTGGAACTTCCTTTATTTTCTGGCCGTGTCAAGTGTTCATGGTGTTGCTGATGTCAATCGATCAGCGTCATTGAATTCAACTTTGATCGTTCAACGACTCCGCTCGACTGTTTTGCACGTCGGGGAAGTGCTCGTTCATGCATTCGGGACAGATGCCATGGCTGAAATTCAGCGTGCTGTGCTGCATTAGGAATCGTTCGATCGGTTGCCAGAAGCCTTCGCTGTCGCGGATCGACTTGCAGTAGCTGCAGGTGGTGATTAAGCCCTGAGCATGATGCATCTGGCAGAACTCATCCATGAGGGCTAGGGATCGGCGTCTGAGTTCCAACAGGGTGGTGGCCTGTTCCGCCAGGCCTTCCATCACCTTGTATTGCGAATTGGTGAGCGATTTGGGAATCCGATCAATCACGCAAAGCGTTCCAATGCGGTGGTTGATGTCGGTTTTGAGGGGGAAGCCTGCATAGAGCCGGATGTGGGGTTCTTCCTGAACAAGGGGGTTGTCGCGGAATTTCTCGTGAAACAGTGCGTCCTCCACCACAAGAGGTTTGGAATCGAGGATCGTATGGGCACAGAAGGAGATATCCCGGTCGGTTTCGCTGGCCTCAAGGCCCACCTTCGATTTGAACCACTGACGCTTCTCGTCCACCAAAGAGATCAGCGCAATCGGAGATTGGCAGATCTCTGACGCCATCCGGGTGATGTTGTCAAAGGCTTTCTCAGGCTTTGTTCCCAGAATCCGGTATTCACTGAGGGACCTCAGCCTGGCTGCTTCGTTGATCGGCTTGGGTGCGGCCTGCATGGACACAGCTCGCTAGGCGTTCCTTTGGTCTAAGGCATGATTTTTTTATTTTCTGTAAATAAGCAGTGCGAAAAATTTCGCTTTGTTGATTTAAATTTTCTGGATTAATTAAATTTGCCGGCCTTCCTGGTGTGGGATTCACTCTGCTGGCCATGCTTGAGCTCCTAAGGGCATGGACACGGGCCTGTGACCATCACTGATTGGCTCTGGATTCTTCATCCCGCCCTTGCGGTTGTGCTGATTTATCCCCTCATCGGGATGGTGGTGCGTCTTGCCTGGCAGACCCGTCAGAGGCGTGTCGCCCAGGTGAAGCATCCACCGATGGTGGGCCGCGATCACAGTGATCTGGGCCGTTGGCTCGCGGCGGGTGTGGTGCTTTTGGTGCTGATCGCCTTGACCGTGGCCATCGCCACCAAGGCACCACCAGCTGATTTCTCCGGTGGCGTTGGTCGTGCCATCCAGCTGAGCATCGTGCTGCTGGGTACGGGGGCGAGCCTGGTCGCTCTCTTGCGAAGCAAGGCTGCTGCCCTGCGCCTCAGCTTCAGCTTGATCACCTGGATTGGCGTGCTCACGCTCGGAGCGCAGCCGGAGGTGTGGCGTCTATCGGATGATCCCCTATCGCCTTTGTTCTGGCAGTCCCATTACTGGGCCGGTGTCGCGGTCACCGGTTTGATGCTGTTTGCTTTGGCGGCCCGGCCTGAGATCCTGCGTGACCTACGCCTGCGCCGGTTGCACGTCACAGCCTCGGTGCTGGCGGCGCTGCTTTTTGTGATGCAGGGCATCACCGGTACAAGGGATCTGCTGGAGATTCCATTGAGTTGGCAAAAACCTGCGGTCTATGCCTGCGACTTTGATTTGCAACGTTGTCCCTGAGCGGTGGCCGGAGGTGCTGTTCTGAATTCAGGGAAGACGTGGCACAAGAGAACGGTGGAAAACTTGGGGAGTTGGGCCGCCGAAGAGCAACCGTTTCAGCAGCATCAGCAGTCCCAACACTTCCCGTCTGGGGCGCCGGTCTGGCCATATCCCATCACTGCAGAACAACCAGCGGATCAGGCTGTGTTGTTGTTGTTGGCTGAGGTTGCCCCAGCTCAAGGCTGCCTGCCGCCCTTGGATCTGCAGCATCACAACCGGTAGAGGCGGGATGGCGGCCGTCCACTGCAGCTGGCTGCTGTGCATCAGGGGCAGAACCTTTGTGGAGAAGGCCAGCTCCACACCGCTTTCACTGATGGCGGTGATCCGACAGGGATGGCAATGGCCCCCGGAATCAATCAGCTCGGCGGCGTGATCAAGGCTGAGCCAGGGGGAGGGATCGCTCTGCGGAGGATTCCAGCAGGCGCGAAGAGCGATGAGGGTTCCCAGCAGATTTAACCCAGCCCAGACCAGCCCCAGCTGAAGCGGCCCGACTCTGTCCCAGCCTGCGAGCATCAGCTGCTGCACGAGCCCCAGCAGATTCGCCAGGTTGAACAGGCTAAGCACGATCAGGGGAAGCGCTAGAAACCATGACCAGCCGCCCCGGGATCGCTGGCGATGCTTGGGGGTGACCCGGAATCCAACGGAGGAACCGAGGACATTCCAGATCAGGCTCACCACCAGCGGAACGGTGAGCACCCAGCTGGTTAGTTCGGTCAGCAGGGCAGAGCGGCTGTTGCGATTCAGCCAGCCGATGCTGAGCAGCACCGTTCCCCAGAGGGGCAGCATCAATTCAATGATGGCTCGCTGATCCAGAAGGATTGGTGCGACACCAAGCAGCCCGTAGCTCAGCGGCATCAGCATCAGCACCAACCTCGGCAGGTTGTTGAGCCAATGGATGACGCCCTCCATGTAGGCCAGCCTCTGGCCGGGGCTGAGGCCATACGCCCGTAGAGGGCCATGGGGCAGTCTCAAACTTTGGAGGGTGCCGTTGGCCCAGCGTTGCCGCTGTTGCACGAAGTCCTCCATGGACTCGGCGGCCAGCCCAGCACTGAGCTTCTGCTGGAGGTACAGCAGCTTCCATCCCTGCGCACGCAGGGCAATGCCGGTGACGTAGTCCTCCGACAAGGCACCCTCGACGAAGCCACCGATCCCATCCAGGGCGCGCCGCCGCACCACGAAGGCTGTGCCGGCACAGACCACGGCGCCCCAGCCGTCCCGTACCGGTTCGATCCAGCGATAGAAGCTCTCCTCATCCGGCAGCAGCCACGACTCCATCCGCAGGTTGCGCATCACCGGATCGGCATTGATGAACGACTGCGGCGTCTGCAGCATGGCTACATCGGGGTCCAGCAGAAAGCCGATGCTGTGTTCCAGGAACCGCTGCTGGGGGATGAAGTCCGCATCGAACACCGCCACCAGCTCGCCATGACATTGGCTCAGCCCGGCGTTGAGGTTGCCCGCCTTGGCGTGCAGGCGTTCGGGACGATGCAAGTAGCGACAGCCCAGTTGTTTGGCTAGGCGCTTCACCTCCTCACGGCCAGAGTCATCCAGCACCAAAACACTGGTGTGGGGATAGCTCTGCTGCGTGCAGCCCAGAAGCGAGCGTTGCAGCACCGCCAGCGGCTCGCCGTAGGTGGGTACGAGGATGTCCACATGGGGCCTCCACGCCGAGGCCTGCCAGTCCCGATGGCGTTTTTGGACGTCCCGACGTCGATCCGGGAAGCGGTGCCAGGCCAGCCACAGCGGCAGCAGACCGGTGATCAGTAGCCAGCCTTCCGCCAGCAGTAACAGGCCGCTGAGGCTGGTGGAAACAGCGGTGTTGAGATTGAGGCTGGCGGTGCAGCGCCAGTGCAGATAACGAAGGGTGAGGGCGCTGATCAACAGGATCAGGCTGCGTCGGGCCCACAGCGAAGACTCCGCTTCCGGCCGCTGGATCAGCGCCAACGGCCAGAGCAGCAGCAGCAGGCTCACTCCACAGCCAGGCGTTGATTCCTTGCCAACGCTAGGAGGCGTTGTTCCTATGCCGCTTCGTAGAGCCAAACGCTGCGGCCATCCCTGAGGGTCACGCTGCTGCGTTGATACACCTCAGGCACGTCCTCCCAATCATCCAAGGCGGGCCAACAGGGCTC is a genomic window containing:
- the rpsD gene encoding 30S ribosomal protein S4, which encodes MSRYRGPRLRITRRLGDLPGLTRKAAKRSYPPGQHGQARRKRSEYAIRLEEKQKLRFNYGVSERQLVRYVKKARAQEGSTGTNLLKLLENRLDNVCFRLGFGPTVPGARQLVNHGHVTVNGRVTDIASYQCKPGDVIAIRERKCSKKLAEANLEFPGLANVPSHLELDKSKLSAKVTARCEREWVALEINELLVVEYYSRKV
- the yidD gene encoding membrane protein insertion efficiency factor YidD, which encodes MHESNTLYGGPMTKLRQAINQVLAAVLLAGIGFYRRFISPMIGPRCRFTPTCSAYGLEAIQKHGPWKGGWLTVKRLLRCHPFTPCGCDPVPD
- a CDS encoding glutaredoxin family protein, which codes for MRQLILYSRAGCCLCEGLESRLRALDVLGLSIELKVIDIDAPGTPQELKARYDLEVPVLALDGSELPRVSPRLTGEGLLNWLQRCLSTAL
- a CDS encoding UDP-N-acetylmuramoyl-L-alanyl-D-glutamate--2,6-diaminopimelate ligase, with protein sequence MTQALHALLSDAGIAVPPGLVNPGLGAITTDSRRVGPGTLFLGLPGERVDGGTFWAQALEAGAAAAVIGAEAAAAQPPGADAPVVVIQEPVARRIGEIAAAFWDHPCRCMALIGVTGTNGKTTTTHLIEHLAASAGQSVGLFGTLVNRWPGQSITATHTTAFADLLQGQLAEAASAGCGLAAMEVSSHALAQQRVAGCRFAGAVFTNLTQDHLDYHASMEDYFEAKASLFADPLLLADGARSVVNSDDPWGERLAERLGAACWRSSLEDPSAELHMSDLQMTAAGVEGRLISPVGEGRFRSPLLGRFNLMNLLQAIGVLLQQQLPLPVLLEAIGRFGGVPGRMERVILNGVDAANLPPVLVDYAHTPDGLDNALSAARPFCAGRLICVFGCGGDRDRGKRPQMAEIAARLADRVVVTSDNPRTEDPRQILDDVVAGIPPGSDLLVEGDRAQAIASAIAEAEPNDLVLVAGKGHEDYQILGTEKVHFDDREEAERALRLRLS
- a CDS encoding aminotransferase class V-fold PLP-dependent enzyme, with the protein product MRDLCPALQNKTYFNYGGQGPLPSSSLEAITASWSRIQELGPFTAEVWPFIGTEVNSTRRLLAQCCGVPPHRLALTENVTSGCVLPLWGLPFAEGDRLLIGDCEHPGVVSACVELARRQNLAIDVLLVKHLRGDQAHCDAAVLEAIHQTITPRTRLVVLSHLLWNTGQVMPIAAVADQLNQHPQQPFLLVDAAQSFGQIPVGEAAAAADIYAFTGHKWACGPEGLGGVALSERVLEEAAPTVIGWRSLRDESKADLNSSDLFHHDSRRFEVATSCVPLMAGLRSSLQLLDQTGSAQQRWERIRTLSGMLWQALQGLERVTPLLELPPASGLVSFQITGDLPPVEHVKQLGAQGLWIRDLADPSCLRACTHITTTEDDINALVAAISAL
- a CDS encoding GAF domain-containing protein, with the protein product MQAAPKPINEAARLRSLSEYRILGTKPEKAFDNITRMASEICQSPIALISLVDEKRQWFKSKVGLEASETDRDISFCAHTILDSKPLVVEDALFHEKFRDNPLVQEEPHIRLYAGFPLKTDINHRIGTLCVIDRIPKSLTNSQYKVMEGLAEQATTLLELRRRSLALMDEFCQMHHAQGLITTCSYCKSIRDSEGFWQPIERFLMQHSTLNFSHGICPECMNEHFPDVQNSRAESLNDQS
- a CDS encoding DUF4079 domain-containing protein → MTITDWLWILHPALAVVLIYPLIGMVVRLAWQTRQRRVAQVKHPPMVGRDHSDLGRWLAAGVVLLVLIALTVAIATKAPPADFSGGVGRAIQLSIVLLGTGASLVALLRSKAAALRLSFSLITWIGVLTLGAQPEVWRLSDDPLSPLFWQSHYWAGVAVTGLMLFALAARPEILRDLRLRRLHVTASVLAALLFVMQGITGTRDLLEIPLSWQKPAVYACDFDLQRCP
- a CDS encoding glycosyltransferase — protein: MSLLLLLWPLALIQRPEAESSLWARRSLILLISALTLRYLHWRCTASLNLNTAVSTSLSGLLLLAEGWLLITGLLPLWLAWHRFPDRRRDVQKRHRDWQASAWRPHVDILVPTYGEPLAVLQRSLLGCTQQSYPHTSVLVLDDSGREEVKRLAKQLGCRYLHRPERLHAKAGNLNAGLSQCHGELVAVFDADFIPQQRFLEHSIGFLLDPDVAMLQTPQSFINADPVMRNLRMESWLLPDEESFYRWIEPVRDGWGAVVCAGTAFVVRRRALDGIGGFVEGALSEDYVTGIALRAQGWKLLYLQQKLSAGLAAESMEDFVQQRQRWANGTLQSLRLPHGPLRAYGLSPGQRLAYMEGVIHWLNNLPRLVLMLMPLSYGLLGVAPILLDQRAIIELMLPLWGTVLLSIGWLNRNSRSALLTELTSWVLTVPLVVSLIWNVLGSSVGFRVTPKHRQRSRGGWSWFLALPLIVLSLFNLANLLGLVQQLMLAGWDRVGPLQLGLVWAGLNLLGTLIALRACWNPPQSDPSPWLSLDHAAELIDSGGHCHPCRITAISESGVELAFSTKVLPLMHSSQLQWTAAIPPLPVVMLQIQGRQAALSWGNLSQQQQHSLIRWLFCSDGIWPDRRPRREVLGLLMLLKRLLFGGPTPQVFHRSLVPRLP